The Cellulophaga sp. RHA19 genome includes the window CTAGTGTAAAATTATCTGTTTCACAAATAGTTAAAGATGGACTAGTACTTCCGTCTGTATTTTTAACTAAATCTTCTTTAGCAAAAAAAGACTGTATAAAAGGAGGTAATCCCTGTGTAGCTAATTTTCCTTGTAAGTTTACAGCATTGTGCTGGTAACCAGCTGCAGTGCCTAATTGATTGGGGTTGTTAATAACACCTAAATACTGTGTTCCTTGGTCATAAGAGTTTGCAATGGTTCTGTAAATTTTACCATTTTCGGCCAATTGTAAAGCGCCACGGTAAATGTTTCTATTGTCTAAAATAACTTCACTAGAAGAGATGTTTGCGGCTGTTAAATTGTATTGTAAAAGGTTAGATGTTTCTGTGACTAAACCTTGTTGGGCATTGTAAGTGTGTACGTAAAGCAACTTGTTGTTAGGCGAAAATTCTAGACCGTATGGATCTTTATTTGGAGCATTAATGTTTATACGTTGTTCATTACTCAGTACACCAGTATCTGCATTAAAATCGTATAAATATAAACCTTGACTAACGTTAGCTGATGCCATTTTGGTACCATCTGCAGATAGTTTTAAATAACCTCTTTTGTCTGTTATAAAACTATTTACTTTAGATTTTACAGAGGTCGTCACAACACCAGTGTCATTTACTTCAAAAGCGTGAAAAGTATCAAAAACCCCCTCGCTACCATCATTGGTTGCATAGGTAATTACCCAAACAGATTTATTAAAACAATCTTTAAGAACCGCTGTAATTTTCTCAGAGCAATAATCTAAAAGTCGAACGTTTTTAGACGTAACAGCTCCTTTTCCTCCATCTAAAGACATATCTACAGTAGAATAATTAAGGCCATAATCTGGATCTGTTTCAATAACACTAGTATCTACAGTAAAAATGTAAAAAATATTAGTGTCTTTTTGGTTGGGAACAATTAATGCCGACTGAGAACTAGATGGGTCTCCGTACAAGCCAGTACCATTTTGCATAAGAACATGGTCTTTGGTATATACTCGTATGCCATCTGTGTAAAATAATAAATTACCAGTGTCATCAGATATTGTAGCACAACCTTCAGTAGTATTTAATTTACCATCTGTAACAGCGGTAACGCTACCATCATTATTAAAACGCAAACCAGCACCTTCTCCAAAATACCAGTTAGAAGCCTGAGTTTGGCCAAAAGAAAGTAAGGGCAACAGCAGAGCCATTGCAAGGAGTTTTGTGGTTGGTTTCATAAAAGCGTTCTCTAAAACGCTTAAATATACTTATAAATCTCTTTTTTTTAACATAAAATTATACATTAATTATACTATTGGGTTGATTTTTGTAAGAAATTTATATTGTAGTTTAAATTATTAAAAATAGTTATTATGAGAAAATCAATAATCAAATCAACCAAATTAAAAACACTATTTATAGTATTGTTTGTAGGTGTTTTACATTTAGAAGCTCAAGTTTCTGATGTTAATTTAACAAACTTGTATAGTAGAATGACAGTGACATCTTTTGATAGCTCTTCTTCAGGCGATATTAAAGGAGATAGTTATATAATAGATGACTTTAGACCAGCTAAATTAGCAAAGGATAAAAAAACATTTTTTGTAAGGTACAATGCTTATAAAGATGAAATGGAAATTCAACGAGGTAAAGATGCTTATTATTTATCTCGTTTTTATGATTTACCTATTATTTTCGTTAACACAAATGAAGTATACAAGATGTTTGATTATGATAAAGGAAAAAAAACGGGTTATTTTCTTTTACTAAAAGAAGGAGAAAAAATTTCTTTATTACTAAAACAAACAATTAAATATTATGAAGCTCATAAAGCAAAAACTGGTTATGGTAAATCAGAACCTAAAAGATTAGAGAGAGAGGATGATGTTTTATATTATTCTAACAAGGAAAATATTGCTGTTAAGATGCCAAAGAAGAAAAAAGATATTATTGGTTTATTTGACAGCAAAGAAAAAGATCTGGAAAGTTTTATAAAACAGAATAATTTGAATTTGAAGAAAAAAGAAGACTTAATTAAACTTTTTTCTTTTTATAACTCATAAATTGAAAAAAAAAGCGAGACTTACAAGTCTCGCTTTTTTAGTAATACGTATGATAAATATATAAAAATAGCGGTCCAGCATAATACAATTACCAATTGTAAAGGTTGCACACTATAATCTCTAGATATATCTTCACCAACTTGCTGCGCTGCAGACTTAATAACATTTAACCTACTAAAAGGTTCTGTAATGGTACTCCACATAGATCCAAAAGGGAAAAAGCTAGTTACATTATCTGCTAATTCTTTAGAGTATTTAGATGCTAAGTATGTGTAAGGGATAATTTCTGCTCCAATAAACCAGATAAATAAAAAGCCTAATGCAAAAGCAGAACGTTTTACCAATACAGCAACAAAAAAGCAGAAAGAGAAAAAACCAATAAGTTTTACAAAGTATGCTACCAAATATTCTAAATCAGAAAAAATAATTGAAGCTTCATTAAAATCTGAATAAATTAAACCCAGAAATAATGAAATAAGGAATATAAAAATAGTAGATGCTAAAGAGAATACACCTATTGTTAAAAATTTTGAGAGTATTAATTCCTTTTTAGATAAGCCGTCTATTAGGTTTTGTTTTATTGTTTTGTTGCTATATTCATTAGCAATCATAGAGACTATAACAATGGCTAAAAAGAGTTTTAAAAAGGCGGCCATAAACGTGTTAAAGTGCCATATGTATGGAAAATTGAAAATACCAACATCTGCAATATGAAATTTTAAAGGACCAAAATCTACCTTTATCATAGATATACCAGCTATAAGTATCATTAATATAAAGTAAGCAAGTATTAAAACTTTACTAGCTCTATTATTCCATAATTTTATAAATTCTATTTGTAGTAAACGTAACATATTTTTTAGTTTTTTTGATTGGAGTGATTAGTTAGATTGATTTTTAGTAAGCTCTAAGAATTGTTCTTCTAAGCTTTCTTTACGTTTAACTAAGTGTGATAAATTTATTCCGGCAGTAAAAAGCTCTTTATTTAATTGTGAAGCACTTAATTCTGTTTTTAAATTTGCAGTTATAAGTCCGTTTTCTTCAGTAATAGAGCTAAAATTTGAATTTGTTTTTAAAAATGATAACAGTGCTTCATTATCTTCAGCTTTTAGTTCAAAAAAGCCATAACTAGCAATCATTTCATCTACACGACCCGAATATAATTTTTCTCCTTTTCTTAAAATAACAACGTGGCTACATACTTTTTCTACTTCATCTAAAAGGTGTGAAGCAAGTAAAATTGTAGTTCCTTGCGCAGCAATAACCTTTATGATTTCTCTAATTTGATGAATTCCTTGTGGGTCTAAACCATTTGTAGGTTCGTCTAAAATAAGTATTTCAGGATCATTAAGAAGGGCAGAGGCAATAGCTAATCTCTGTTTCATACCCAATGAGTAGGTTTTAAACTTACTATTTTTACGGTCTAAAAGTCCAACCAACTCTAGTTTTTCTTCGATTTTAGCTTCATCTACCTCCTTAATTTTACAAACTAATTTTAGGTTTTGAACGGCCGTCATATATGGATAAAAATTTGGTCGCTCTATAATAGCGCCAACTCTTTTTAATGCTTGGTGTGTATTTATGCTCCCATCAAACCAACTAAAATCTCCAGAAGTTTTGTTAACTACATTTAGTACAATACCAAGTGTTGTAGATTTACCACTACCATTAGGACCTAAAATACCATAAACATTTCCTTTTTCTATAGTAAAAGATAAATCTTTTACTGCGGTTAAATAACCGAATTTTTTTGTGAGATTTTTTACTGTAAGTATTGTTTCCAAGAGTAGCTGGTTTTAATGATTGTTACGGTCATAAGACGAGCTACCTAAGAATTTGTTACAAAACCTTACAAATTGTTTTTTATAATATATTATTTATGAATTAATTTAACTTAACTCTATGTGTAATTCTACGGTTTGTAATAACAGTTTTAGGCCTCCCAAGCATTACAATAGTTGGGTCGTCTGGTTCTCCATCTCCATTATTGTCTACGTTGGCACTTTCGTTAGGATCATCAGAAGTATCAGAAATAACAAAACCATTTGGCAGTTCTCCTTGCGCAGTTGCGGTATTAGTAACTAAAAGAGACATTAGCTCTGTATTATTTATAGCGTGTGTTAAAGTAAAGCTAGTAGATTCTGAGGGTGCTAACGTAGCTACAGCTGCCGGACTAATACTTCCAGGATCAGCAATAGGATCTGTAATAGTTACATTGGTTAGTGTGCTTGGTCCGTTATTAGTTACAGTTAGCAAATACGTAATTTGTTCGTTTAAAGAATCATAAGATCCGTCTGGAGCAGGTAAAGCAACTTTTGTTATTGTGATTTCATTATTATTAATGGTAACAGTTTCTGTCATATCATCAGTAGTTGTATTACTATCTGTCTGATCTTGAGAGTTTGTAACTGTGTTTGTGTAAGATGAAACAGTTGTGTTAAAAGGTAATTCACCTGCTTGTACTTCTAATGTTATAGAAACTAATTCACCTTTGGTTAGTGTACCTATTGTCCATTCTGGAGCAGACCAAGAACCAACAGTTGGATTAGCTGATAACAGGGTTAAACCAGCAGGAATAACATCTGTTATTTTTAAGTTGGTAACATCGTTAATACCAAGACTTTCAACAGTTATTTTATATTCAAAAATATCTCCTTCTAATATAGAGCTTACATTAGCTGTTTTTTTAACAACTATATCTGGTAAGCAATAATAAGCCGCTGTTGGTTGTGAGTCATATGTACAACCTCCTTTGGTTACTCTTACAAAATAGTCTCCAGCTTCATTAGGCGTATAGCTAGAAAATATTGCTCCAGGTACAGCAACACCATTCTGGTACCATTGGTATGCATCAAAATTCGCATCTACAACTTGTATTATAGAGCCCGGCAAACAGCCACCACCAGTCACTTGTAAGTCTACTTCTGGGACAGTATCAAATCCAGAAAAATAGCCTGCAATACCTCTTGCGCCATTAAACCCTAAAAAACCTACGGCAATAGGTCCTGTAGATTGTACAGAAACATTACCTTTTAAGTTAGGAACATAAAATGTTTTCCAATCAGGTGAACCAGCTACGGCAGATGATGCTGGTAATGTAACATTACCATTACCATCTGTTACGCTAATGTTACCATCCGGAGTAGAGGTAGAGGCTATAATGGTTACACCACCATTCATTTTAACACCAGCGGCATCTTTAATATCTGGAATATTATTTAAATTATCTGGTAATAAACAGTTTACTGGCGCAACAAAGTTTAAGCCTACTGTTACTATAGAGCTGTCTCCAGCTAAGGATTGATAAGCATATGCATCTTTAGATGTTGTTACAAACATATTTCCACCAGCAGCATTACTAGAATAATAACTATCTGGAATTTCAAAATAATCTCCGTTGTTTATGGTAGCAATAGGTGTTGTAGAGCCATTTACAAATATATCAGTACTATTTTGTGTACCAATAATTATTGGTTTTTCTGTTTCACTATTACCATTACCCCTTATAAAAACATATTCTTTTCCTATTTTATTTTGTGGTACAGGTTGGTCTATTGCAGCATCTCTACTAGAACTATTGTTTCTTACAGCAATGTTAAGTCCGCCATTACTAATAACAATATCTTTTGTAGATTGTATTGTAGCTCCTAACCATCCATCTACATTTGCTGTAGTTTGCTTAACGTATGCTTCAAAAACAAATGACTCGTTTTCATTTAATGTAATTTGGTAGGTGTCATCTGTAATACCACCTGCGTTACCACCAAGTCTAAACTCACTATTAGGGTCATACCCAGATAAGGTAACTACGGTATTATCTTCTGTAGCCATTATACCTAGTGCATTAGTTAAGCTATTATGCTTTCCTCTGTTAGGTATACCTCCCCACTTAAAAATTTGTCCCATTGCTTGCCTACCTTTACTAGTAAGTGATGTGGATTGAGAACTAGAACTACCTCTATAATTTATATAAAACTTTTCTCCACCAGGGGACTCAAAGCGTAAGCCACTTTGTGTTAATACAACCCCAGTGTTAGCATTTTTTACTAATGTAATATTATTATCTCCATTTGGTAAATTATAAGTTGCAGGAGCTGTATTAGAAACTGTTAAAGTTGCTATTGGAGCGGCAATAGTACCTTGGTAAACGTTTACAGTAAAAGCTGTAGTTTCTGGAGTAGATAAATATACAACCTGCTCTCTAACAGCTTGATTATTTCCTCCTTGTTTTAAAGGTGGCAGATAATGTAAATCACTTAATTGAGCGTAACCAAAATAGTTAAATATTAAAAATAGCAGTATGCTAAATTTTTTTATAGATTTAATGTTGTTCATTTTTATTTTTATAGAATATTGTAAAAGAACAAATACTACAATGATTATCTAAATTTATGTTGTATAGCTACAACTTATTGTTGTAATATGTTAAAATTGGTAGTTAATAAATATATTTTTTTCCTTTTTTATCTCAACTATTTACTTATTTTTATTAAAAACGAAATATAAAATGTCGGAAGAGAAATTAATGTCTAAAAAGAAACCTGCATATCCGGTTAATAGCCAGTTAGATGCCTATTTGGAACATTATAATAGAAAAATGGAGATTCCTATTTTTTATGAAGATTTATTACGTTTTTCTGGTTCTGTAGTTGTCTATGATTCAGATGATAACGATACCTTATGGGTACGTGTTTACTACTCTGAGTTTGATAGAGCAGAGATAGATTTAAGCTTAAAAAAAGTATATTCGATATTACTTTCTGATGGAGGAGATAATATAATACAGTACTTAAATGTGGATGCTGTGGATTTTTGCACCTTTGGAAACTCTAAGCCTTTTAGAATAAAAGTGCGTAATATTTTGAATGATAACTTTACATATTTTTATATTAAAAAAACTGATGCATCTAGAATTTATGGATTAGAACTAGAGCATATGTTATCACCTTATAATCTTAACTTTTTAGTATATAAAGATACTTTAATAGAAGAGCATATATCTGGCATTCCAGGAGATGTTTTTATAAAAGATATGTTACCAAACTGTAGTGAGTCTGAAAAAGCGCAGCTAGCAAAAGAGTTTGTAAAGTTTAATGAGCGTTGTATGATTAGACTTTTAGGAGATATGAGGTCTTACAACTATGTAATTGTACCTGTACATGATTTTGACCAAGTTGTTTATCGTATTAGAGCAATAGATTTTGATCAGCAATGTTTTGAAGGGAAATTAAAAGTTTACAGACCACAGTTCTTTAAAGAAAACTTTCAGATGGTAGAGTTGGTGCGTAAAAAACTATTAATAAGTTCTGTAGATCAGTATAAATTAGAAGAACGTTCTATAGTAGCAAAACGAATAAAAAGTTCTGGTAATAGAATAAAAAAACTTAGAAATATTTGTAAAAAGGACACAATTTCTACTCCAGAAAACATAAAACTTTTACGAAAAGAAATTTATGAATTGACATTAGATATGCAATTTAAAAAATGCAGAAAGATGGGAAGAGTTTTAGATTTGGCATTGGATTTTGTTAAGCGAAATTACGAAGATGTGAGTATGAAACAAATAATGGAGAATAGGATTAAAATAGATTAATCTTATGCTCCATTAGATATAAATAATAAGCTAAAACTACTTATTTGCTAGTTTTAGTTTTTTTCTTCTTTATTAAAATAAACTAAGTAATAGTACATTTGACGCTCTTCATCCCAACCTTTTTCTACAAATTTTTCTGCAGACTCAGGGTTTATAAAGTCCATTTTTATCTGAATATTTGTGTCTAAATTAATAACATTTTTAATTTTTTTACGAACATCAGAAACGGCTTTGTTAGCTATATTAAAGTTAGATACGTCTTCTACGCTAAATTTAGGTCCTTTTTCTTCCTTGTAATGTTTAAACTCTGGTATTAACTCAGGGTTTTCCATTACCTCATTCAGGAATTCAGTTTCTTCAAAGTTATCGTTTTTTGCAAAGTGGTTTACAGCTTTATTCATAAATAAAACTTCTTGCTGCTTGTCTTCAGCAGGTAAAACAACATCCTTTGCAAAGTTTTGACAAAATTTTAAATAATTTTTAGTGTAAAATGTTTCATCAGCAAGAGCATCAACCCCTAAAAAGTTTTCTAACCAATACTTTGTATCATAACGGTTACTATCTACAGACAAAACTTTGTAACCTTCTTCTTTATGAGAATTAAAAACAATACAACCTTTATCTAGCTTGTTAATGTTTATTCCTTGTAAAATATTAATATCTATATTTTCACCATCTTCTATTAGCTGTAGAAAATCGTGCTTAAGCTCGCTTTTAAATATACCAATAGCATCTATTTTTTTATTATCTAGTAATACATCTGTTAGGTGAGTTACATAAAGCTCTCCACTTTTAATATGCGGATGATTGGACTGCTCAAAAAGGTGTGTAGCTATTTTTTTAGAAACAGAATGACAGCTTTCTGGAGCTTCAAAAATTTCTACGGCTAATTTATATATTTCATTAAACTCTACATCTACCTCGTTTGTAAACTTAAAATAGTTTTCTTCTTTTTCTCTAAATGGTTTAAAAAAGTACTCTTTTAAAAGACCAGTAGTCTCATCATTTAAAGAAAATGGTTGGTTAGATAAAAACGCGCCTTCGCCTTTATTTTTATTACCAACACGGTGTATAGAAATACTTTCTATTTGAGTAGAATATAAATTTATCAATGGTATATAGTTTTATAATTAGTTATAGTAAAAGTATGCTTTTTGTTTTAGAAACCTAGTTCCAATTTTCGTCAAAATCTAAATCTTCGTAGCTTCCTAAGTCATCTTTATAATCTTCATCAAAATTTTCAGCTTCAGGATTTTCAGCTTCAAAATTCTTTTCAGGAGGACTGTCTGGTAATTCTCCAAAGCTAAATAAAACATTAGGGTATGTTGTGCCATCGTCACTTTCAACAATATCAGCAAGTTCAACAAAGAAAGTCCACATACTTAAAAAGTCATACACATAAATTAATTTAGGTGTTTTCTCTGTAAGTATATCTTCTAAAAAAGTTTCGTTCATTAGCTTAACTTCAGAACCGCTTTCACTCATATCAAACAGAGCTATTTCTTCATCTTGGTTCCAATCTTCATCACAAGTATAAAAAGATGCCATTTCGCTTCCTAAAAAACCAAAAGCCTGCGTAATAGCATTATGCAAATCTTCTAGTGTGTTGCTATCTTCAATTTCTAAATCTCGGAATACATCATCCTTAGCATCTAAGATAATTCTTATTTTATAAATCATTTTTTAAATTTTGCGGGTTGCAAAGTTACAAAGTTTTATCTCTTTTACTTGTATTTACTAGTTCTAATACCATATAAAATTGCACACCAAATAGGATAGAGGCTAAAACTAAGTGAAGTGTTTGACTACCAAATGGAAAATCAACATAATTCATAGCAACACCGGTAGCAATCTCTAATACTAATAGTAGTAAAACCCACTTTATTTTAGTAAGGTTTAATTTTAATTTACTAATTCTAAAAAAAATAAAAATATTTAATAATGTTACTATTATAGAAAATGATCTGTGTACATAAAATGTAATAGTTACATTATCTAACCAAAGATTTTTAGCAGTTTCACCTACTATATCTACTTGGTCATCTACCATTTGCCTAACTTGTGTACCTAAAACTATTTGTATTAAAGTTAACACCAAAGCAACAATAATTAATTGTTTTGTTTTTTTGTCTTTAGCAATTAAGCTCGATGTTCTTTTTACAGTATATATTAAATACAATAGCATAGCAACAATAGCCAATGCCATTACCATATGTACAGTTATTTTTACAGGGTTTAAAACTGAATACACTACAGTAGCTCCAAGCCAAGCCTGAAAACCCATAGCAAAAACTATAGCCCAAGATAATAAGGTTACTATTTTCCTTGTTTTCCAATACTTAAATGATAAAAAGGCTAAAATAAGAGTGGCTAAACCAGCCAAAGCACCAAAAAGTCTATTAATATATTCTATCCAAGTATGTGTTGCATTAAAAGTAGCATAGTTATGTTTTGTGTAAGCATCCCAATTATTTGAGCTAAACTGTGCTTTAGATGTAAAATCTTTACTAGCTATTTGTAATGTTTTATCTACAATAATAACTTCCCCTTTTTTAAAAAAAGAAAAAGGTTGCCATTGTAACTCTGCTATGTCTGTTGGAGGTATGTACTGCCCAAAACATTTTGGCCAGTCTGGACACCCCATTCCACTACCTGTCATCCTTACTACTGCACCAGCTATAATTACAAGGTAAACGAGTATTAAAGATATTTTTGCTGTTTTTAGAAATGTTTTCTGCATTTTTTGGAAGTCTATAATATACTGCAAAAATACGCCACTTTTGGCTTTTAATAAAGCTTAAAAAGCTAATAAATGTTTTGCTTATCAATCTTTAATTTTTTCACTGTACCGTTCTGTATTTTTTTTAACCTTAACATTTTGGTTATTAGTTGTTTTTTTAATGGACTAATTTTACGGTTTTTTAAACTTTTTTTTAACATAGCAACTCTTGTTTAGTTAACGTATGTTCATATCTTTGAGCCATAATATAATTTTGTGATTATTATTAAATAATCACCCCCCATATTAACAACCTATTTACTATGAAAAAGATTACAAAAAAGGAATTATTTTTTGAAAAGACACTTAAGCTAATAAGTGAAAAAGGATTTAAGGCAACTACAATGCGTGATATTGCGCATGAGTTAAATTTTGAAGTTGCTAATGTGTACAAT containing:
- a CDS encoding IS1096 element passenger TnpR family protein, producing MIYKIRIILDAKDDVFRDLEIEDSNTLEDLHNAITQAFGFLGSEMASFYTCDEDWNQDEEIALFDMSESGSEVKLMNETFLEDILTEKTPKLIYVYDFLSMWTFFVELADIVESDDGTTYPNVLFSFGELPDSPPEKNFEAENPEAENFDEDYKDDLGSYEDLDFDENWN
- a CDS encoding DUF11 domain-containing protein, which gives rise to MNNIKSIKKFSILLFLIFNYFGYAQLSDLHYLPPLKQGGNNQAVREQVVYLSTPETTAFTVNVYQGTIAAPIATLTVSNTAPATYNLPNGDNNITLVKNANTGVVLTQSGLRFESPGGEKFYINYRGSSSSQSTSLTSKGRQAMGQIFKWGGIPNRGKHNSLTNALGIMATEDNTVVTLSGYDPNSEFRLGGNAGGITDDTYQITLNENESFVFEAYVKQTTANVDGWLGATIQSTKDIVISNGGLNIAVRNNSSSRDAAIDQPVPQNKIGKEYVFIRGNGNSETEKPIIIGTQNSTDIFVNGSTTPIATINNGDYFEIPDSYYSSNAAGGNMFVTTSKDAYAYQSLAGDSSIVTVGLNFVAPVNCLLPDNLNNIPDIKDAAGVKMNGGVTIIASTSTPDGNISVTDGNGNVTLPASSAVAGSPDWKTFYVPNLKGNVSVQSTGPIAVGFLGFNGARGIAGYFSGFDTVPEVDLQVTGGGCLPGSIIQVVDANFDAYQWYQNGVAVPGAIFSSYTPNEAGDYFVRVTKGGCTYDSQPTAAYYCLPDIVVKKTANVSSILEGDIFEYKITVESLGINDVTNLKITDVIPAGLTLLSANPTVGSWSAPEWTIGTLTKGELVSITLEVQAGELPFNTTVSSYTNTVTNSQDQTDSNTTTDDMTETVTINNNEITITKVALPAPDGSYDSLNEQITYLLTVTNNGPSTLTNVTITDPIADPGSISPAAVATLAPSESTSFTLTHAINNTELMSLLVTNTATAQGELPNGFVISDTSDDPNESANVDNNGDGEPDDPTIVMLGRPKTVITNRRITHRVKLN
- a CDS encoding COX15/CtaA family protein — translated: MQKTFLKTAKISLILVYLVIIAGAVVRMTGSGMGCPDWPKCFGQYIPPTDIAELQWQPFSFFKKGEVIIVDKTLQIASKDFTSKAQFSSNNWDAYTKHNYATFNATHTWIEYINRLFGALAGLATLILAFLSFKYWKTRKIVTLLSWAIVFAMGFQAWLGATVVYSVLNPVKITVHMVMALAIVAMLLYLIYTVKRTSSLIAKDKKTKQLIIVALVLTLIQIVLGTQVRQMVDDQVDIVGETAKNLWLDNVTITFYVHRSFSIIVTLLNIFIFFRISKLKLNLTKIKWVLLLLVLEIATGVAMNYVDFPFGSQTLHLVLASILFGVQFYMVLELVNTSKRDKTL
- a CDS encoding nucleoid-associated protein, with amino-acid sequence MINLYSTQIESISIHRVGNKNKGEGAFLSNQPFSLNDETTGLLKEYFFKPFREKEENYFKFTNEVDVEFNEIYKLAVEIFEAPESCHSVSKKIATHLFEQSNHPHIKSGELYVTHLTDVLLDNKKIDAIGIFKSELKHDFLQLIEDGENIDINILQGININKLDKGCIVFNSHKEEGYKVLSVDSNRYDTKYWLENFLGVDALADETFYTKNYLKFCQNFAKDVVLPAEDKQQEVLFMNKAVNHFAKNDNFEETEFLNEVMENPELIPEFKHYKEEKGPKFSVEDVSNFNIANKAVSDVRKKIKNVINLDTNIQIKMDFINPESAEKFVEKGWDEERQMYYYLVYFNKEEKN
- a CDS encoding ABC transporter ATP-binding protein, yielding METILTVKNLTKKFGYLTAVKDLSFTIEKGNVYGILGPNGSGKSTTLGIVLNVVNKTSGDFSWFDGSINTHQALKRVGAIIERPNFYPYMTAVQNLKLVCKIKEVDEAKIEEKLELVGLLDRKNSKFKTYSLGMKQRLAIASALLNDPEILILDEPTNGLDPQGIHQIREIIKVIAAQGTTILLASHLLDEVEKVCSHVVILRKGEKLYSGRVDEMIASYGFFELKAEDNEALLSFLKTNSNFSSITEENGLITANLKTELSASQLNKELFTAGINLSHLVKRKESLEEQFLELTKNQSN
- a CDS encoding ABC transporter permease, producing MLRLLQIEFIKLWNNRASKVLILAYFILMILIAGISMIKVDFGPLKFHIADVGIFNFPYIWHFNTFMAAFLKLFLAIVIVSMIANEYSNKTIKQNLIDGLSKKELILSKFLTIGVFSLASTIFIFLISLFLGLIYSDFNEASIIFSDLEYLVAYFVKLIGFFSFCFFVAVLVKRSAFALGFLFIWFIGAEIIPYTYLASKYSKELADNVTSFFPFGSMWSTITEPFSRLNVIKSAAQQVGEDISRDYSVQPLQLVIVLCWTAIFIYLSYVLLKKRDL